The segment TGCACGCCTTTCTCGACGGCCGCGATACCCTGCCGCAGAGCGCCGGTGCCTCGCTTGCGGCCATGGAGGCCAAATTCGCGGCCCTCGGGCGTGGACGCATCGCCTCGGTGATCGGGCGTTACTATGCCATGGATCGCGACCACAGGTGGCCGCGCATCCAGGCCGCCTACGACCTTTTGACCGCGGCCAAGGCCGACTATCGGGCGGCCACCGCCGCCGAGGCCCTGGCGCTCGCCTACGCCCGCGGGGAAACCGATGAGTTCGTCAAGGGCACCCTTATCGTTCCGCCGGGAGAGGCGCCGCGTCCGATAGACGACGGCGATGTCGTGGTGTTCATGAACTTCCGCTCGGATCGCGCCCGCCAGATCAGCCGGCCGTTCGTCGACCCGGCGTTCGACGGCTTCGCGCGCGCCGTATGGCCGCGTCTTGGGGGCTTTGTGAGCCTGACGGAATACCAGGCCGACTTCAACGTCCCGGTGGCCTTTCCGTCGGCGCGCCTGGTCAACGTCCTCGGCGCCTACCTGGCGGATCTCGGCAAGCGCCAATTGCGTATCGCGGAAACGGAAAAGTATGCGCATGTCACGTTTTTCCTAAACGGCGGACAGGAGGCCCCGTTCGCCGGTGAGGAGCGCATCCTCGTGCCCTCGCCCACCGACGTGCCAACCTACAACTGCAAGCCGGAGATGAGCGCGGTACAGGTCGCAGATGCGGTGGTTCATGCCGTCGACGTCGGGCGCCATGATGTCATCATCTGCAACTTCGCCAATCCCGACATGGTCGGGCATACCGGCGACATGGCCGCGACCGTGCGCGCCATAGAGGTCATCGATGCCTGCCTTGCGCGTATTGCGACCGCCGTGCGCGCCCGGGGCGGCGAGCTGCTGATCACCGCCGACCACGGCAATGCCGAACAGATGCTCGATGCCGACAGCGGTCAGGCGCATACCGCGCATACCACAAACCCCGTGCCGCTCTTGTATGTCGGGCGTAAGGCGCGTATCAGTCCGCAAGGTTCGTTGGAGGATGTCGCCCCGACCCTGCTGCGCCTGCTCAATATCGCGCCGCCGTCCGAGATGACCGGGCAGTCATTGATCGAACTCGTGTGAGCGCGCAGGGTCTGGGCAAGCGGTGGAGTGTGCCTGTCACCAGCCGCTTCGCATGGGTCCTGCTCATCACCCTGTTGCCGACACCGGCCGCGCATGCCGGACCGCGCCACGACCTGCAACTCCTGCGCGCGCGCGAGGCGGCCTTGCAGCAGCGCCTCGATCGCACCTTGCGCGAACGCAGCCATGCCCTGGATGCCTTGCGCGTTTCCGAGGATCGGGTGGCGCACGCCAGTCGTGCGCTCCGGCGTGCCCAGGCCTTGCTGCGCCGATCCGAGGTGCGCGTGCGCGCCCTCGCGGCCCGTGCCGCGAGCCTGCGCGCCACCGAGGCGAGAGAGCGGCGCGCCATCGATCGCCAGGCGGTGGCGGCCTATGCCGCCGGCCGCGAGGGCGCGGTCCAGCTGCTGTTCAGCCAGAAGGACCCACGCTTCCTGGCGCGCATGATGATGTACTACGGCTATGTCCTGCGCGCGCGCGGCCACCGTCTTATGGCCCTGCAGAACACCGCCTCGGCGCTCCACCAGACCCTGGTCGCGGCCGCCGCCGAGACCAGAAAGTGGCGCGCGCGCGCGCAGGTCGCCGCCGCCCAGGCCCAGCGTTTCCGCGTCGCGCTTGCGCGCAGGGCCCGGGCCCTGCGCCGGCTCGACCGCCAGGCGCAGAGCGGCCATGCGCGATTGCTCGCGTTGCGCCGCCGCGCGCAGCGCCTGCGCACCCTCGTGCGCCGCTTGCGGCGTCTGCCCAAGGTGCCAGGCCCCATACCACAGCTCGTGGGGCCGTTCGCCCGTTTTCGCGGGCGCCTGCCGATGCCGATCCCGGCCCGCTATTCGAGCTTGCGCATGGCACGCGCGCCAGGGCACCTCGGCCGGTGGGAGGGGGTACTCATCCCGGGTCGCTTCGGTGAGGATGTCCGCGCCGTGTTCCCCGGACGCGTGGTCTATGCGAACTGGTTGCGTGGTTACGGTTTGTTGTTGATAGTGGAGAACGGCGGCGGATTCATGACCCTCTATGGCCATAACCAGACCCTGCTAAAGCGGGTCGGCGACGTCGTCTCCGCGGGCGAGGTCATTGCCACGGTGGGGGATAGTGGCGGGTTCTCGCGACCGGGGCTGTATTTCGATATCAGCCATGATGGCCAACCCCTCGACCCCCTGGCCTGGCTTGCGCATTGATGAGGTGCGCAGGGTCGCCCTGGGCCGGGTCGCAAACGACCGCTTTTTTGCGGGGCGGGGCCCCAAGGCCCGGGTGTGCGCGGCGCAAGCGGCGCGGCGGTCCCTGGTTTTCGGTGGAGAATCTGCTATTGTTTGGTCTGCTCAGGGCAGGACGCGCCCGTTGCGGGCCGCGTGGTCCGTGAAGCGAGCGATGCCCTAAGGTCACCAGCAGCAGGAACCCACCATAGCAACTCAAGCCCGGTTCGGTGCGGCGTTGAGGGCCGTGATCCCCTTTCCCTCCCTGAGGCGGCCCCGGATTGCGATGAGAGGGTTGTCGGGGTATTTGAGGAGGTTTTGGCGATGAAGAAGAGCGTGGCGCGTTATGCCGTCATCCTATTGGCCGGTGTGTTCCTGGGGGCCGGCCTGACGGTCGAGCGCGCGGTGCAGGCCGAGCGCGCTGCGCATGAGCGCGCCACACTCGCGCATCTCCCGCTGCGCGAACTGCGCACCTTCGCCGAGGTCTATAACATCGTCAAGGCCGAGTACGTGGTCCCGGTCAGCAGCCACAAGCTGATCGATAACGCCTTGCGCGGTATGGTCGACAACCTCGACCCCCATTCCCAGTACCTCGACCCCCGCCAATACCGTCATCTCACGGTCGATACCACCGGACGTTTCGGGGGTGTGGGCCTTGAGGTGACTGAATACAAGGGCTTTCTGAAGGTCGTGACGCCCATACAAGGGACCCCGGGAGGACGCAGCGGCATTCGCCCCGGTGACCTTATAGTGCGCATCGACGGGACCTTCATCCAGGGACTGTCGCTGCGCAAATCCGTGCACCTGCTGCGCGGGCGCCCGGGATCGACCGTTGTGCTCACGGTATTGCGCAAGGGGGTGAGTCGGCCGCTCACCTTCCACCTGCGCCGCCAGATCATCAAGATCCACAGCGTGGCAAGCCGGTTGCTTGCACCCGGCTACGGCTATCTGCGCATCTCGGAATTCCAGGGCGCGACCGGCAAGGGCGTGACGCGTGCCCTACAGCACCTGCAGGCGGAAAACCATGCCCCCTTGAAGGGCCTGGTGCTCGACCTGCGCGACAACCCCGGCGGCGTATTGAACGCGGCCGTCGCGGTCTGCGATGACTTCCTGAATCACGGCATCATTGTCAGCACGCGCGGCCGCATCCCGAGCTCGGACGTCGTCTTTCATGCCCATGGCCCTGATCTCTTGCACGGGGCCCCCATGGTCGTACTGGTAAACGGCGGATCGGCATCGGCCGCCGAGATCGTGGCGGGCGCGTTGCAGGACAACCGGCGCGCGATCATCATGGGCACGAGGACCTTCGGCAAGGGCAGCGTGCAAACCATCATGCCCATGAGTAACGGCGGCGCGCTGCGCCTGACGACGGCCCGATACTTCACGCCCAATGGGCGCTCCATTCAAAATCTCGGGATCACGCCGAACATCGTGGTCCATGAAGGGAAGTTCGTGCCAAGCGGCAGCAACGATTTCTTGCGTGAGGTGGACCTTCCGAACCACCTCAGCAATCCGAATCCGCCCAAGATGCAGGCCAAGGCGGCGAGCGTCCCGCCCGCGACCCGCAAACTCCTCGACGACGACTATCAGCTACGCCAGGCCTTTGACCTGCTCCGGGGGCTGTCTGTGTATCGACAATTCAAGGGGTGATGATATGACCGTCCGGGATGCCTTGCCGATTACGATTCGTCCTCTGCAACGCACGGATCTTCCCGGGGTCATGCACCTGCACCGGGAGCTCGGCTGGAACCCGGCCTTCAAGGCCGATGGCAGCACCCTGGGCCAGCGCCTGAGCGCGCTGATCACCGAGGATAACGCCCTGTTGCTCGTCGCCGAGCACGATCAGATGGTGGTCGGCTACGTCCATGGGGAGATCGTCACGCACCTCCTGTTCGCCGGACGCGAGCTCCATGTGACGGAGCTTTTCGTGATCGCCGAGGCGCGCAATCGCGGGGTGGGCAAGCGATTGATGGCGGCCATAGAGAGCGAGGCGGCGGCGCGTAAATGTTTCCGTATCAGCGTCCTGAACAGCCGCGAACGGGATTCCTACCGTCGCGGCTTTTATCCCTCGCTGGGGTACGAAGAGCGCCCGAGTGTCGCGCATTTCACAAAGCGTCTCGACTGGGGCTGATGGCCCCAAGACCCCAACCGCCCCCTAAGGGCCGCCTCCCGCCGCCCGCGGGGCGATCCTGTCGTGGCGGCCCATCGCACTGATCCGCGCCTTGCGTTCTTGCGTCAAGACCTTCCCTTCGGTCCTGCCCCTGCTATCCTGAAAGAGAACGGCCGCCGTCCGGGCGCGTCGTGCGTCCATCCAAAAAACACGAAGACATCAATGGGGAGGAATTCGGTATGACCAGGCTGTTTCGGGGGCGGGGTGCGGGCATCGTGGTGGCGCTCGTGGGTGCAGTGATGGCGGTCCCGGCGCACGCCCAACCGGTCAATGTCTCGATCGGGGCCTCGACTCTGGGGCTTGGCGTACAGGTGTCCACGGCCCTCATCCCGGGGACCCTGGACCTGGCGGTGGGTATCAACCATTTAAGCGAGAGCCGCGCGGGGACCTATACGAGCTCCAACAACAGCATCCCCTACCATGCCACGTTGCGCCTCCAGACCATACCGGTGCTGCTCAACTATTATCCGTTCGCGGGGGTGTTCCGCATCACCGGCGGGGCCATGGTCAACGAGAACCGCGTGTCCGCCTACTCCTTCGATCCCACCGGGACCTACGTGATCAATGGGGCCGGCTATCCAGGCGCCGAGGTTGGCACCTTTACGGGCACGATGACCTACCGGCGCATCGCGCCCTATCTCGGCATAGGCTGGGGCAGCAAGGCCGCCCGCCATCCCGGCTTCTCAATGGGGTTTGATGTCGGTGTGCTCTTTACCGGTAGCCCCGATGTCCAACTGCGCGCAAGTAACCCCACCGGCAACCCCACCCTGGCCTCCGATGTCGCCGCCGCCCAGGCCAGCGCCAACTCCCGCGCGAGCTCCTACCGGCTCTGGCCGGTCATCGGCCTGCGCCTCGGCTACGATTTCTGACGGCCGGGCGGCATGGCCTCGCCGCCGGGCGGGGCGCCGCTCATTGCGGCCGGCGTCCGAGATCGAGCACGGACCACGCGAGCAACACAAACCCGGGCGCCCCGACCCCGATCTCTATGACGTCGAGATAGCGGGCGACGAACCCCGGGTGGGTCACGCCAAAGACCCCGAGGCCCACGGCCAGCAAGGCCCCGCCGAGCAGGCCGATCATGATGCGCCGATGGCGCACGCGCATGTCCTGCGCCAGGCGCTCGATCTCATCCGATTGCGCGCGCACCGAGAGTTCCCCGTCCTTGGCCTGTCTCAGGGTGGTGCCAAGGTAGCGCGGGATCTCGGGCAGGATATGGATCCAGTTCGGATACTCCTTGCGCACCGCATTCCACACTGCGCGCGGGCCCAATTGCTCGCGCATCCAGCGCTCCAGGAACGGTTTGGCCGTGATCCATAGGTCGAGATCGGGGTAGAGCCGGCGCCCGAGTCCCTCGATGTTGAACAGGGTCTTCTGAAGAAGCACGAGTTGCGGCTGGACCTCCATGTTGAACCGGCGCGCGGTCTGGAACAAATTCATGAGCAGGCGGCCGAATGAGATGTCCTTTATGGGCTTTGCGAAGATCGGCTCGCACACCGTGCGGATTGCCCCCTCGAGCTCATCGACGCGCGTCCCCTTCGGGACCCAGCCGGCGCGCACATGGGCCTCGGCGATGCTGCGATAGTCGCGGTTCAGGAAGCCCAGGATGTTCTCGGCGAGATAGTATTTGTCATCCGCGCTCAGCGTGCCCATGATCCCGAAGTCCACGGCGCGGTACTGGCCGGTGAACGACACAAAGATGTTCCCGGGATGCATGTCGGCATGGAAGAACCCGTCGCGGAATGCCTGCGTAAAGAATATCTCCACGCCGTTGTGGGCGAGCTTGCGCAGGTCGACACCGTGGGCCACCAGGGCCTCGCGGTTCGAGATCGGCACGCCCGTGATGCGCTCCATCACCATGACCGATCGGCGCGTGTAGTCCCAGAACACGCGCGGCACATAGAGAAGCGTGGAGTCCTGGAAGTTCGTGCGCAATTGACTCGCGTTCGCCGCCTCGTGGGCCAAGTCCATCTCGTCGTGGACGATCTTCTCGTATTCCTTGACGACCTCGAGCGGCCGCAGGCGGCGGGCGTCGGGCCAATAGCGGACGGCGAGCTGCGCCAAGGTCTGCAGGAGCGCTAGATCGCGTCGCAGGATGATGTCGATCCCCGGCCGCAGGACCTTGACGGCCACCTCGGTCCCGTCATGTAGGGTGGCGAAATGGACCTGTGCGACCGACGCCGAGGCCACGGGGGTCGTGTCGAAGGTACGGAAGGCCTGCGAGAGCGGCATGCCGTAGGCGGCCTCGATCAGGGCCACCGCCTGTTGGCTCGGAAACGGCGGCACCCGGTCTTGTAGGCGGCTGAGCTCCACGACGATGTCCTCAGGCACGAGGTCTGGTCGGGTCGACAGCATCTGGCCGAATTTTATGAAGATGGGCCCGAGCTCCTCGAGGGCGAGCCGCAGGCGCTCGCCGCGCGGGGCGCGCGTCTGGCGCCACCGCCACGGGGCCAGCCGCAGGACGTAGGCATAGAGCCGGAACAGGTGGAGGTTGGCTACGAATTCATCGAGTCCATGGGAGATGAAGACCGTGGTGATGCGCAAAAGTCGCCGCGCGCGCCCGAAGGTCAGCATCAGCGCGCCTTCAGGCGACGTACGCGCTGGCCAAGCCGTTCCACATCATCTCTCAGGGTGTCCACGGCGGCCAGGAACTCATCCATCTCCCAGGGGCGCGGGAGCGCCCGCTCCTCGTCTTGCAAAAAGGCCACGGCATTAGCCCCCAGTCGCCGCGCGGCATAGCGCACGGACGCGCCGACCCGGCGCAGGCCGCGAATGACGAGCTGCGCGGGCACGTCGCCCACGGTGCTTGCGAATGCCTCCTGCCAGTCCACCGGGGCGTTTTCAAAGAGCCGCTTCATGGCCCACGCGGTGTCGATGTCGCCTTCCATCGTGAGCCCGGAGGCGACCACTTTCTGCGTCTGTTCAGGACGCGCGCGCATGAGCGCGGCGAGCTGCAGGGCCGAGCCGCGCACGGTCACGTCCGGGTTCCCGGTCGGCGGGCGGACCTGGATGCGCTCGGGCGTAAACGCAAGCTCGAAGGACTGTGCTGGGCTCGTTAGCACCACGCGCACCGATCGCCCGGCGAGCGCGGCAAGGCCGGCGCGCGCCTCGGGATCGATGCGAAATGGGATGTTCAGGGCCTGCTCCAGGGCGAAAAGCGCGATGCGCACCGTTACCCCCGTCGCGGATGGCGCGGCACATACAGCACCACCGAGCCCGCGATCTTGTCATGAAAGCCCTGCTTGTGTCGGTCCCAGGCGATCCACAGAAAGCCGAGCCCCAAGGTCGCATACGAGACTAGATAACCTACGTTGCGCAAAAGCGATTGGCCGACCGTGAGCGGGCCCAAGGTTTGCGCGTCCACGAGATGGCAGGACAGCAAAAGCTTGCCGGGTGTGCCCAGGAATTTCACCCAGAACACCACCGAGTACGCGACCCCGAAGACGAGCCCGAAGAGCTGGCGCAGGGGGTCTGCGGCCACGGCCTGGGCGAGTGCCGCAAGCGTCAGATGGGCCGGCCAGCGTGCCGGCGCCAGCGCGGACACCACCGGCAAAAGCACGATGTTGTCGACCAGGTCCGCGGCCATGCGTCGCCAGAAGCCGGCATAGCACAGATCCGCGGGCGCGCGCGCCGGGCCCTCCTGTGCCGGTGAGAGCGTTGCCGCCATTAGAGCTTGTAGCCCCTGTGCACGGCGACGATCCCGCCTGTCAGGTTCCAGTACGTGACCCGCTGCAGACCTGCATCCTCCATCAGGGCCTTCAGCGCCTCCTGATCCGGGTGCTTGCGAATCGACTCCACGAGGTACTGATAGCTCTCCTCGTCTTGCGCGACATAGCGCCCAAGTTTGGGCACCACGGCAAACGAGTAGGCGTCGTAGAGTCGGCCAAAGAGCGGCGACCGGGGGCGCGAGAACTCCAGCACCACACAACGCCCCCCGGGTTTGAGTGCCCGCGACATCGCCGCGAGCGCGCGGTCTTTATGCGTGACGTTGCGCAGCCCGAAGCCGATCGTGATGAGGTCGAAGGTGTTGTCGGGAAACGGCAGACTCTCGGCGTTCGCTTGGACATAGGTGAGCCTGCGCGGCGTGCCGCGATCCATGAGGCGATCGCGGCCGACCGCGAGCATGGCGTCGTTGATGTCGCTCAGGACCACAAGGCCGCGGTCGCTGACGCGCACGGCCATGGCCGCCGCTAGGTCCCCGGTCCCGCCGGCGAGATCGAGAACGCGCTCCCCGGGCTTGGCCGCGGCGATATTCAGGGCGAACGCCTTCCAGGCGCGGTGCAGCCCCCCCGACATGAGGTCGTTCATGAGGTCGTAGCGCGTCGCGACCGAGCGGAACACGCGGCCTACGAGACGCGTCTTCTCGCTCTCGGGCACCTCACGGTAACCAAAATGGGTAGTGGGTTCGGCTTGTTCTTTATCCATTGCGTCACGTCCGTCCGTGTCCCGCCTGCTCCAGGCGGCTCAGATATTCGCGCCACAGCCGGTCCTGGTGGATGCCCAGATTATAGAGCAGGTCCCAGGAGTAGATGCCTGTGTCGTGGCCGTCATCGAAGCGCAGTAGCACCGCGTAGGTCCCGACCGGTTCAATGGCCACGATGTTGACCGATTGCTTGCCGACCTGCAGCACCTCCTGCCCCGGGCCATGGCCGCGCACCTCGGCGGACGGCGAGTACACGCGCAGGTATTCGGCGGGGAGCTCGAATCGGCTTCCGTCGGCGAAGGTCACCTCAAGGATGCGGGATTTCTGGTGTAACTTGATATCGGTCGGCCGTACCGTGTTCTTGCGCATGCCCCGGCGTCTCCTTGCATCACTGTTGCGCTTGACACAAAAGCGTCATACTGCTTGTGTTGAATGGGCAACAGGGAGGACATCATGCCTGGAAAGATCCTTGTTGTCGACGATGAGCCGGCGATTCGCGCCATGGTTCGGTTTGCCTTGAAGCAGGCCGATTTTCATTGCGCCGAGGCGCAGGATGCCACGGAGGCCCAGACCTGCGTGCTCGCCGATCTTCCGGATCTCATCCTTCTCGATTGGATGCTTCCAGGCCTGAGCGGGGTCGATTATGCACGACGGTTGCGCCGTGAGCGGCTTACCCAGAATATCCCCATTATCATGCTGACCGCGCGCGTGGACGAGGAGGACAAGGTGCGCGCCCTCAATACCGGGGCCGACGACTTCATGACCAAGCCGTTTTCCCCTCGGGAGCTCATAGCGCGGGTACGGGCGGTGCTGCGGCGTGTCG is part of the Acidiferrobacter thiooxydans genome and harbors:
- a CDS encoding S41 family peptidase; protein product: MKKSVARYAVILLAGVFLGAGLTVERAVQAERAAHERATLAHLPLRELRTFAEVYNIVKAEYVVPVSSHKLIDNALRGMVDNLDPHSQYLDPRQYRHLTVDTTGRFGGVGLEVTEYKGFLKVVTPIQGTPGGRSGIRPGDLIVRIDGTFIQGLSLRKSVHLLRGRPGSTVVLTVLRKGVSRPLTFHLRRQIIKIHSVASRLLAPGYGYLRISEFQGATGKGVTRALQHLQAENHAPLKGLVLDLRDNPGGVLNAAVAVCDDFLNHGIIVSTRGRIPSSDVVFHAHGPDLLHGAPMVVLVNGGSASAAEIVAGALQDNRRAIIMGTRTFGKGSVQTIMPMSNGGALRLTTARYFTPNGRSIQNLGITPNIVVHEGKFVPSGSNDFLREVDLPNHLSNPNPPKMQAKAASVPPATRKLLDDDYQLRQAFDLLRGLSVYRQFKG
- a CDS encoding gamma-butyrobetaine hydroxylase-like domain-containing protein, which codes for MRKNTVRPTDIKLHQKSRILEVTFADGSRFELPAEYLRVYSPSAEVRGHGPGQEVLQVGKQSVNIVAIEPVGTYAVLLRFDDGHDTGIYSWDLLYNLGIHQDRLWREYLSRLEQAGHGRT
- the ubiB gene encoding ubiquinone biosynthesis regulatory protein kinase UbiB, whose protein sequence is MLTFGRARRLLRITTVFISHGLDEFVANLHLFRLYAYVLRLAPWRWRQTRAPRGERLRLALEELGPIFIKFGQMLSTRPDLVPEDIVVELSRLQDRVPPFPSQQAVALIEAAYGMPLSQAFRTFDTTPVASASVAQVHFATLHDGTEVAVKVLRPGIDIILRRDLALLQTLAQLAVRYWPDARRLRPLEVVKEYEKIVHDEMDLAHEAANASQLRTNFQDSTLLYVPRVFWDYTRRSVMVMERITGVPISNREALVAHGVDLRKLAHNGVEIFFTQAFRDGFFHADMHPGNIFVSFTGQYRAVDFGIMGTLSADDKYYLAENILGFLNRDYRSIAEAHVRAGWVPKGTRVDELEGAIRTVCEPIFAKPIKDISFGRLLMNLFQTARRFNMEVQPQLVLLQKTLFNIEGLGRRLYPDLDLWITAKPFLERWMREQLGPRAVWNAVRKEYPNWIHILPEIPRYLGTTLRQAKDGELSVRAQSDEIERLAQDMRVRHRRIMIGLLGGALLAVGLGVFGVTHPGFVARYLDVIEIGVGAPGFVLLAWSVLDLGRRPQ
- a CDS encoding SCP2 domain-containing protein yields the protein MRIALFALEQALNIPFRIDPEARAGLAALAGRSVRVVLTSPAQSFELAFTPERIQVRPPTGNPDVTVRGSALQLAALMRARPEQTQKVVASGLTMEGDIDTAWAMKRLFENAPVDWQEAFASTVGDVPAQLVIRGLRRVGASVRYAARRLGANAVAFLQDEERALPRPWEMDEFLAAVDTLRDDVERLGQRVRRLKAR
- a CDS encoding RDD family protein, which codes for MAATLSPAQEGPARAPADLCYAGFWRRMAADLVDNIVLLPVVSALAPARWPAHLTLAALAQAVAADPLRQLFGLVFGVAYSVVFWVKFLGTPGKLLLSCHLVDAQTLGPLTVGQSLLRNVGYLVSYATLGLGFLWIAWDRHKQGFHDKIAGSVVLYVPRHPRRG
- the ubiE gene encoding bifunctional demethylmenaquinone methyltransferase/2-methoxy-6-polyprenyl-1,4-benzoquinol methylase UbiE; the protein is MDKEQAEPTTHFGYREVPESEKTRLVGRVFRSVATRYDLMNDLMSGGLHRAWKAFALNIAAAKPGERVLDLAGGTGDLAAAMAVRVSDRGLVVLSDINDAMLAVGRDRLMDRGTPRRLTYVQANAESLPFPDNTFDLITIGFGLRNVTHKDRALAAMSRALKPGGRCVVLEFSRPRSPLFGRLYDAYSFAVVPKLGRYVAQDEESYQYLVESIRKHPDQEALKALMEDAGLQRVTYWNLTGGIVAVHRGYKL
- a CDS encoding GNAT family N-acetyltransferase, with protein sequence MTVRDALPITIRPLQRTDLPGVMHLHRELGWNPAFKADGSTLGQRLSALITEDNALLLVAEHDQMVVGYVHGEIVTHLLFAGRELHVTELFVIAEARNRGVGKRLMAAIESEAAARKCFRISVLNSRERDSYRRGFYPSLGYEERPSVAHFTKRLDWG
- the gpmI gene encoding 2,3-bisphosphoglycerate-independent phosphoglycerate mutase; translation: MAFTPKPLVLVILDGWGYREQTENNAIAAARKPWWDEAWANASHSLIQASEAAVGLPSKQMGNSEVGHLNLGAGRVVYQEYTRINRAIASGMFFTNKTLTDAVDRARDTHKSLHVLGLLSPGGVHSHEDHIHAMVELAVTRGLNQVYLHAFLDGRDTLPQSAGASLAAMEAKFAALGRGRIASVIGRYYAMDRDHRWPRIQAAYDLLTAAKADYRAATAAEALALAYARGETDEFVKGTLIVPPGEAPRPIDDGDVVVFMNFRSDRARQISRPFVDPAFDGFARAVWPRLGGFVSLTEYQADFNVPVAFPSARLVNVLGAYLADLGKRQLRIAETEKYAHVTFFLNGGQEAPFAGEERILVPSPTDVPTYNCKPEMSAVQVADAVVHAVDVGRHDVIICNFANPDMVGHTGDMAATVRAIEVIDACLARIATAVRARGGELLITADHGNAEQMLDADSGQAHTAHTTNPVPLLYVGRKARISPQGSLEDVAPTLLRLLNIAPPSEMTGQSLIELV
- the phoB gene encoding phosphate regulon transcriptional regulator PhoB; amino-acid sequence: MPGKILVVDDEPAIRAMVRFALKQADFHCAEAQDATEAQTCVLADLPDLILLDWMLPGLSGVDYARRLRRERLTQNIPIIMLTARVDEEDKVRALNTGADDFMTKPFSPRELIARVRAVLRRVAPMASDDIVAVGGLLLDPATHKVLADDERLTLGPTEFRLLHFFMTHAERVHSRERVLDAVWGSNTYIDERTVDVHIRRLRKALTASGYDRYIQTVRGVGYRFSGDP
- a CDS encoding murein hydrolase activator EnvC family protein, which encodes MSAQGLGKRWSVPVTSRFAWVLLITLLPTPAAHAGPRHDLQLLRAREAALQQRLDRTLRERSHALDALRVSEDRVAHASRALRRAQALLRRSEVRVRALAARAASLRATEARERRAIDRQAVAAYAAGREGAVQLLFSQKDPRFLARMMMYYGYVLRARGHRLMALQNTASALHQTLVAAAAETRKWRARAQVAAAQAQRFRVALARRARALRRLDRQAQSGHARLLALRRRAQRLRTLVRRLRRLPKVPGPIPQLVGPFARFRGRLPMPIPARYSSLRMARAPGHLGRWEGVLIPGRFGEDVRAVFPGRVVYANWLRGYGLLLIVENGGGFMTLYGHNQTLLKRVGDVVSAGEVIATVGDSGGFSRPGLYFDISHDGQPLDPLAWLAH